The sequence TCGGCCAGAGCGGCGGCCCCGGCCACGGCCGCGACCGCGATGGTGGCGGTGCCGACGTCGCCGCGGCGCAGCGCCTGCGCGGCGCGCGCGAGGTGGGCGGCGCTCTGCGGTCGGTCGGCCGGCTTCTTCGCGATGCACGCCATGACGAGGTTGCGCACGGGCTCGGCGACGGTGACCGGCAGCTCCGGCGGCTGCTCGTTGATCTGCGCCATGGCGATGGCGACCTGCGACTCGCCCGTGAAGGGGCGACGGCCGGCCAGGCACTCGTACGCGACGATGCCCATCGAGTAGACGTCGGTGGAGGGCGAGGCGGGGTGACCGCTCGCCTGCTCGGGGGAGAGGTACTGGACGGTGCCCATCACCTGGCCGGTGGCGGTGAGCGGCACCTGGTCGGCGATCCGCGCGATGCCGAAGTCGGTGATCTTCACCCGGCCGTCGGGCGTGATGAGCAGGTTGCCCGGCTTGATGTCGCGGTGGACGAGCCCGGCCTGGTGCGCGGCGTGGAGCGCCAGCGCGGTCTGGGCGATGATGTCGAGCACCTTGTCGGTGGACAGCACGCGCTCGCGCTCGAGGATGGTGGAGAGCGCCTCGCCGGGCACCAGCTCCATCACGAGGAAGGCGCTGCCGTCCTCCTCGCCGTAGTCGAAGACGTTGGCGATGCCCTCGTGGTTGACGAGCGCGGCGTGGCGGGCCTCGGCGCGGAAGCGCTCGAGGAACCCGGGGTCGCCGAGGTACTCGTCCTTGAGGATCTTGATCGCGACCTTGCGTCCGATGACGAGGTCGGTGGCCTCCCACACCTCGCCCATGCCGCCGATGGCGATGCGATCGCCCAGCTGGTAACGCCCTCCGAAGGTCAGTCCGCTCGTGGGTCTCATCTGTCCAGCACCGCCTCAATCACTTTCTTCGCCACGGGGGCGGCGAGGGTGTTCCCCGAGCCCGATCGTCCTCGTCCGCCGCCGTCCTCGACCAGGACCGCGACCGCCACCTTCGGGGACTCCGCCGGCGCGAAGCCGGTGAACCACAGGGTGTACGGGTCGTCCGCGCCGTTCTGGGCGGTGCCCGTCTTGCCGGCCACGTCGACGCCACTGATTCTCGCATTCGACGCGACGCCGCTCTGGACGTCGTCGATCATCATCCGGGTCATGGTGGCGGCGGTCTCCTTCGAGATCGGGTCGGCGAAGCGGCTCGGCGAGAAGCCGGACAGCTCGCTGAGGTCGGGGTTGAGGACGCTGTCGACGACGCTCGGCTTCATGACGTCGCCGCCGTTGGCGATGCCGGCGGTGACCATGGCGGTCTGCAGCGGCGTGGCGCGCACGTCGAGCTGGCCGAAGGCGGACTGCGCGGTCTGCGCGTCGTCGAGGTCGGGGGAGAAGACGCTCTTCGCGCTGGACATGGGGACGTCGATCGACTTGCCGTAGCCGAACGCCTCCGCCATCTTCGCGATCCGCTCGGAGCCGAGCGCGATGCCGAGCTGCGCCATCGGGATGTTGCAGCTGAGGCGGAGGGCGGTCGCGATGGAGACCTCGGGCTCCGGTCCGCACGCGCCCTCGCCGGCGTTCGTGATGACCGTGCTGGTGCCGGGCAGCGTGAAGGTCGACGGGTTGGGGAGCAGGGAGTCGGGCGTGTACTGGCCGGACTCGAGGGCGGCGGCGACCGTGATGAGCTTGAACGTGGATCCGGGCGGGTTGAGGCTCTTGACCGCCCGGTCGACCAGCGGGTTCGCCGGGTCGGCGAGGAGCGACGCGTAGGTCTGCTTGACGGCCGCGCGGTCGTGCGACGCGAGGGCGTTGGGGTCGTACCCGGGCGTGGAGACCATCGCCAGGATGCGGCCAGTGGACGGCTCGATCGCCACCACCGATCCCTGCAGCTTCCCGAGCGCGTCGTACGCCGCCTGCTGCACCTTCGGGTCGAGCGTGAGCTCGACCGAGGCGCCCTTCGGGTCCTGCCCGGTGAAGGTGCGCGTCAGGCTGTCGAAGAACTGCGTGCCGCTCGTGCCGCTCAGGACGTCGTTCATGGAGTCCTCGAGGCCCGTGGATCCCTGGCCGAGCGTGTAGTACCCGGTGACCGCGCTGTACAGGTCGGGCTGCGAGTACGTGCGGAGGAACTTGTAGCGGTCGTCGACCGGCACCGAGGAGGCGATGGGCGTGCCGTCGACGAGGATCGAGCCGCGCTCCGCCGAGTAGCTGGCGATGATCGTGCGGCTGTTCCGCGGATCCGCCTGCAGCGTGGGCGCCGCGATCACCTGGATGACCGAGGCCGCGACGAACAGGGCCACGAACATGGCCAGGACGAACACGGAGACGCGCTTCAGCTCGCGGTTCACGACTCGACCACCAATCGGGGCTGGTTGCGGACGGTGTCGGACAGGCGCAGCAGCAGGGCCGCGATGATCCAGTTGGCGAGGAGCGAGGAGCCGCCCGCCGCCATGAACGGCGTCGTGAGGCCCGTGAGCGGGATGACGCGCGTGACGCCGCCGATGACGATGAACACCTGCAGGGCGATGACGAAGGACAGCCCGATGCCGAGCAGCTTGCCGAAGTCGTCCTGGCCGGCGAAGCCGATGCGGAATCCGCGCGACACGAGCAGGAGGTAGAGGGCGAGGATCGCGAAGACGCCCGTGAGGCCGAGCTCCTCGCCGAGGCTCGCCAGGATGAAGTCGCTGTTGGCGAGCGGGGTGAGGGCGGGCATCCCGCTGCCGAGCCCCTGCCCGAAGAGGCCGCCGGACGCCATGCCGAACAGTCCCGTGACGAGCTGGAAGCTGCCGCCCTGCGCGTCGTACACGGCCGGGTCGAACGGGTTCAGCCAGGCGTCGACGCGCCCGCCCACGTAGCCGAGCGTGCTGGCGCCGAACGCGCCGCCGAGGAACAGCACGGCGCCGAGGACGACCCAGCCGATGCGGCCGGTGCTCACGTACGTCATGACGATGAAGAGGCCGAAGTAGAGCAGCGACGTGCCGAGGTCGCGCTGGAACACCAGGACGCTCATCGACACGGCCCACACGAGCAGGATCGGGCCGAGGTCGCGGACGCGCGGGAAGCGCATCCCGAGGACCTTCACGCCCACCATGGAGAGGCTGTCGCGCGCCGTGACCAGGTAGCCGGCGAAGAAGATCGCGAGGCAGATCTTGGCGATCTCGCCGGGCTGGAACGAGAAGCCGCCGATGTGGATCCAGACGCGGGCGCCGTTGATGTTCTGCCCGATGAACGGGAGCATCGGCAGGAGCAGCAGGATGAGGCCCACGAACATCGCGATGTAGCGGTAGCGCTGGAGCACGCGGTGGTTCTTCAGCAGCACGATGACCGCGAGCGCGCACACGATGGCGAGCCCCGACCACACGATCTGGCGGACGGCCACGCTGTCCCAGCCGGAGTACCCGCCGGCGAGGTCGAGCCGGTAGATGGCCGCGATGCCCAGGCCGTTGAGCACGGTGGCGATGGGGAGGATGAACGGATCCGCGTCGGGCGCGAGCCACCGGAGGGCCACGTGCATGCCGAGCACGAGCACCGCGAGGCCGGTGGCGGGGAGGAAGAAGCTCCGGTCGAACGCGCCGAGGGCGCCGAGCTGCACCAGGTACAGGGCGCCGCCGTTGATGACCGAGGCGAGCACGACCAACGCGAGCTCGAGGTTCCGGAGGCGCCGGGGCACGCGGATCCGGGGGACCTTGGGCGCGCGCTCGCGGCCGCGCGCGGGGGCGTCCGCCACGCCGGCGCTAGCCACGCGCGGTCTCCTGCAGCCGGTTGACGATGTCCTGGGCGCCCGCGAGCGAGTCGGCGTTGATCGTCTGCTCGACCTGCTGGCGGTAGAAGGGCTGGAGGTCGTCCACCCGCACCTCGGTGCGCGCGTAGACGTGGGACAGCTCGATCGGCCCGATGGTCTGCTGCACGCCGTTGAAGACGGCGACGGTGCCCTCGGACTCGCCCACGTAGTAGCGCGACTGGGTCCAGCGGTAGCCGAGCACGCACGCGAGCACGAGGCCCGCGAGGATCAGGGCGACGCCGACGAGCCACGTGACGCGGCGGCGGAGGGCGCGACGGCGGTCCTCGGCGATGAGCGCCTCGAGGTACTCGTCCGACTCGGGCTCGAACTGGGCGTCGCGCGCCGCGGTGCTCGCGCGCAGCGGGTGCAGGAGGAGCGAGGGGATCCGGACGGCGCGCTTGGACGGCTCGTCGCCGAAGGCGAGCGGCTGCGCGGCGGATCCGACGAGCACCGGCTCCGGCTCGGGGCGCTCGGCGGCCGATCGGTCGTCCTCGTCGAGCACGTCGACGACGACCACGGTGACGTTGTCGGGGGCGCCGTGGTCGAGCGACTCCTTCACGAGCGCGTCGGCGATGGTCTCGGGGGTGCCGGCGGTGGCGAGGATCTCGGTGATCCGCTCCTCGGAGACGTAGCTGCTGAGGCCGTCCGAGCAGAGGAGCCAGCGGTCGCCCGTGTGCGTGTCGAGCACCTGGGTGTCGACCTCGGGCGCCGCGTCGACGTCGCCGAGCACGCGCATGAGGACGGAGCGGCGCGGGTGCACGAGCGCCTCCTCCGGCGTGATCCGGCCGCTGTCGACGAGCCGCTGCACGAAGGTGTGGTCGTTGGAGATCTGGCTGAGCTCGCCGCGGCGGAACAGGTAGATGCGCGAGTCGCCGATGTGCGCGATGGCGACGTGGCGGTCGATGCGGGCGAGCGCGCTCACGGTGGTGCCCATCCCGGTGAGCTCGGAGTGCTCGAACACGGTCTCGGCGAGGAGCTGGTTGGCGGCGACGAGGCCCGCCTGGAGCGCGAACTCCGCGTCGTGCGCGGAGGCGTACGGCTTGTCGGCCTCGATGATGCGCTTCGTGGCGACCGCGGAGGCGACGTCGCCGCCCGCGTGCCCGCCCATGCCGTCGGCGACGACGAAGAGGTGCCGTCCCGCGTAGCCGGAGTCCTGGTTGTTCGACCGGACCTTGCCCACGTGGGAGACGGCAGCGGCC is a genomic window of Clavibacter capsici containing:
- a CDS encoding peptidoglycan D,D-transpeptidase FtsI family protein; this encodes MNRELKRVSVFVLAMFVALFVAASVIQVIAAPTLQADPRNSRTIIASYSAERGSILVDGTPIASSVPVDDRYKFLRTYSQPDLYSAVTGYYTLGQGSTGLEDSMNDVLSGTSGTQFFDSLTRTFTGQDPKGASVELTLDPKVQQAAYDALGKLQGSVVAIEPSTGRILAMVSTPGYDPNALASHDRAAVKQTYASLLADPANPLVDRAVKSLNPPGSTFKLITVAAALESGQYTPDSLLPNPSTFTLPGTSTVITNAGEGACGPEPEVSIATALRLSCNIPMAQLGIALGSERIAKMAEAFGYGKSIDVPMSSAKSVFSPDLDDAQTAQSAFGQLDVRATPLQTAMVTAGIANGGDVMKPSVVDSVLNPDLSELSGFSPSRFADPISKETAATMTRMMIDDVQSGVASNARISGVDVAGKTGTAQNGADDPYTLWFTGFAPAESPKVAVAVLVEDGGGRGRSGSGNTLAAPVAKKVIEAVLDR
- a CDS encoding FtsW/RodA/SpoVE family cell cycle protein, which translates into the protein MASAGVADAPARGRERAPKVPRIRVPRRLRNLELALVVLASVINGGALYLVQLGALGAFDRSFFLPATGLAVLVLGMHVALRWLAPDADPFILPIATVLNGLGIAAIYRLDLAGGYSGWDSVAVRQIVWSGLAIVCALAVIVLLKNHRVLQRYRYIAMFVGLILLLLPMLPFIGQNINGARVWIHIGGFSFQPGEIAKICLAIFFAGYLVTARDSLSMVGVKVLGMRFPRVRDLGPILLVWAVSMSVLVFQRDLGTSLLYFGLFIVMTYVSTGRIGWVVLGAVLFLGGAFGASTLGYVGGRVDAWLNPFDPAVYDAQGGSFQLVTGLFGMASGGLFGQGLGSGMPALTPLANSDFILASLGEELGLTGVFAILALYLLLVSRGFRIGFAGQDDFGKLLGIGLSFVIALQVFIVIGGVTRVIPLTGLTTPFMAAGGSSLLANWIIAALLLRLSDTVRNQPRLVVES
- a CDS encoding PP2C family protein-serine/threonine phosphatase — translated: MATVTQAAAVSHVGKVRSNNQDSGYAGRHLFVVADGMGGHAGGDVASAVATKRIIEADKPYASAHDAEFALQAGLVAANQLLAETVFEHSELTGMGTTVSALARIDRHVAIAHIGDSRIYLFRRGELSQISNDHTFVQRLVDSGRITPEEALVHPRRSVLMRVLGDVDAAPEVDTQVLDTHTGDRWLLCSDGLSSYVSEERITEILATAGTPETIADALVKESLDHGAPDNVTVVVVDVLDEDDRSAAERPEPEPVLVGSAAQPLAFGDEPSKRAVRIPSLLLHPLRASTAARDAQFEPESDEYLEALIAEDRRRALRRRVTWLVGVALILAGLVLACVLGYRWTQSRYYVGESEGTVAVFNGVQQTIGPIELSHVYARTEVRVDDLQPFYRQQVEQTINADSLAGAQDIVNRLQETARG